One window of the Methanomassiliicoccaceae archaeon DOK genome contains the following:
- a CDS encoding aspartate kinase, protein MITVMKFGGTSVGSAEALKRVANIVADKEGEKVVVVSAMSGITNYLVSIVDNPLTDLDGILEQFATKHLATAAQLFEGETLDEFRSEFEARMAGLRAAIEADRDDPFYGDAVVSQGERFSSLLLAYVLRSMGHKSVALTSEDAGIVAVGQPMSGSADLLNTATGMTMKVKPLLAMGVIPIITGFYGVNSQKRPLTFGRGGSDYSAAVVANAIDADMLEIWTDVDGFMSADPRIIPDAVKIDEMNFGEAAELAYFGAKVLHPRTIEPVRLKHIPLKVKNSFKPDEPGTLIHHLRKSKNELLRSVAAKTDLSIITISSAEIAYRPAMVARIIEKIAEINVIIYSISTSLSTVAFLVHNNDVKITLRQLNGLSGGDIERIDVKNNVALICAVGDNLLDKCGVSGDIFSAVKEAEANVEMISEGASDVSLNFVVPMNKVVEVVKILHDKYIGVIE, encoded by the coding sequence ATGATCACAGTAATGAAGTTCGGCGGCACCAGCGTGGGCTCCGCCGAGGCCCTCAAGAGGGTGGCGAACATCGTCGCCGACAAGGAGGGCGAGAAGGTCGTGGTCGTCTCCGCCATGTCCGGGATAACCAACTACCTCGTCAGCATCGTGGACAACCCACTGACCGACCTGGACGGGATCCTGGAGCAGTTCGCCACCAAGCACCTGGCGACCGCCGCCCAGCTGTTCGAGGGCGAGACCCTGGACGAGTTCAGGAGCGAGTTCGAGGCCAGGATGGCCGGCCTCAGGGCCGCCATCGAGGCGGACAGGGACGACCCGTTCTACGGGGACGCCGTGGTGTCCCAGGGCGAGAGGTTCTCCTCCCTGCTCCTGGCGTACGTCCTGAGGTCGATGGGCCACAAGTCGGTGGCTCTCACGTCAGAGGACGCCGGCATCGTGGCGGTCGGACAGCCCATGTCGGGCTCCGCGGACCTGCTGAACACCGCCACCGGCATGACCATGAAGGTCAAGCCCCTGCTGGCCATGGGCGTCATCCCCATAATAACCGGGTTCTACGGCGTCAACTCCCAGAAGAGGCCCCTGACGTTCGGCAGGGGTGGATCGGACTACTCCGCTGCGGTCGTCGCCAACGCCATCGACGCCGACATGCTGGAGATCTGGACGGATGTCGACGGCTTCATGTCGGCCGACCCCAGGATTATCCCCGACGCCGTGAAGATCGACGAGATGAACTTCGGCGAGGCGGCCGAGCTGGCATACTTCGGAGCCAAGGTCCTGCACCCCAGGACCATCGAGCCCGTGAGGCTCAAGCACATCCCCTTGAAGGTCAAGAACTCCTTCAAGCCGGACGAGCCCGGCACCCTGATCCACCACCTCAGGAAGTCCAAGAACGAGCTCCTGAGGAGCGTCGCGGCGAAGACCGACCTGTCGATCATCACCATAAGCTCCGCGGAGATCGCATACAGGCCCGCGATGGTCGCCAGGATCATCGAGAAGATCGCCGAGATCAACGTCATCATCTACTCCATATCCACGTCCCTGTCCACCGTGGCCTTCCTGGTCCACAACAACGACGTGAAGATCACACTCAGGCAGCTCAACGGCCTGAGCGGGGGCGACATCGAGAGGATAGACGTGAAGAACAACGTGGCGCTCATCTGCGCCGTCGGGGACAACCTCCTCGACAAGTGCGGCGTTTCCGGGGACATATTCTCCGCCGTGAAGGAGGCGGAGGCCAACGTGGAGATGATCTCCGAAGGGGCGTCCGACGTGTCGCTCAACTTCGTCGTCCCGATGAACAAGGTCGTCGAAGTGGTGAAGATACTGCATGACAAGTACATCGGTGTGATTGAATGA
- the lysA gene encoding diaminopimelate decarboxylase, translated as MREFEGKDGVMMIGGKSAVEIAEEFGTPVYVTDEQRLRENYRRIYGAFSRFMDTRIHYACKANTNLAILKILEQEGSGIDAVSIGEVKSCLKAGYTPDRIMYTGVNVSDAELKAVSDLGVMINLDSVSEMERLADIAPGTDVSFRVTPGVGSGHSAKVITGSKGAKFGIPLDEVINTYARAKDLGFNIKGIHAHIGSGGQVVEPFMDMMEVLIELVNEIQSIGIDLEFIDMGGGIGVPYKPQEEEMDVEELASNLTAMIEEETDIKTLILEPGRYIVCDTTVLLTRVNDVKDAGTKKYVGCDAGFNTLIRPAMYDSYHYVALANKFGKACTDKYDVVGPICESGDYLAHDRVLPDPHEGDLVAVYNAGAYGFSMSSNYNSRPLCAEVLVNDGKAELIREAETEEEQWRHQIIPERLLR; from the coding sequence ATGAGGGAATTCGAGGGAAAGGACGGGGTCATGATGATCGGCGGCAAGTCCGCCGTGGAGATAGCCGAGGAGTTCGGCACCCCCGTGTACGTCACTGACGAGCAGAGGCTCAGAGAGAACTACAGGCGCATCTACGGCGCCTTCTCCAGGTTTATGGACACCAGGATCCACTACGCCTGCAAGGCGAACACCAACCTGGCGATCCTCAAGATCCTGGAGCAGGAGGGCTCCGGCATCGACGCGGTCTCCATCGGGGAGGTCAAGAGCTGCCTGAAGGCCGGATACACCCCGGACAGGATCATGTACACCGGAGTCAACGTCAGCGACGCCGAGCTCAAGGCCGTCTCCGACCTGGGGGTCATGATCAACCTGGACTCCGTCTCCGAGATGGAGAGGCTCGCGGACATCGCCCCGGGCACAGACGTGTCCTTCAGGGTGACGCCCGGGGTCGGCTCGGGCCACAGCGCCAAGGTCATCACCGGGTCCAAGGGTGCCAAGTTCGGCATCCCCCTGGACGAGGTCATAAACACGTACGCCAGGGCCAAGGACCTCGGGTTCAACATCAAGGGGATCCACGCCCACATAGGCTCCGGCGGACAGGTCGTCGAGCCGTTCATGGACATGATGGAGGTGCTCATCGAGCTGGTCAACGAGATCCAGAGCATCGGTATCGACCTGGAATTCATCGACATGGGCGGAGGCATCGGCGTGCCCTACAAGCCCCAGGAGGAGGAGATGGACGTGGAGGAGCTGGCATCCAACCTCACGGCGATGATAGAAGAGGAGACGGACATCAAGACCCTGATCCTCGAGCCCGGAAGGTACATCGTCTGCGACACCACGGTTCTGCTCACCAGGGTGAACGACGTCAAGGACGCCGGAACCAAGAAGTACGTCGGCTGCGACGCCGGGTTCAACACGCTGATCAGACCCGCCATGTACGACTCGTACCACTACGTGGCCCTGGCCAACAAGTTCGGCAAGGCCTGCACCGACAAGTACGACGTCGTGGGGCCGATCTGCGAGTCCGGCGACTACCTCGCCCACGACAGGGTCCTGCCCGACCCGCACGAGGGTGACCTGGTCGCCGTGTACAACGCGGGCGCCTACGGCTTCTCCATGTCCAGCAACTACAACTCCCGCCCCCTGTGCGCAGAGGTCCTCGTCAACGACGGCAAGGCGGAGCTCATCCGCGAGGCCGAGACCGAGGAGGAGCAGTGGAGGCACCAGATCATCCCCGAGAGGCTTCTGAGATGA
- a CDS encoding diaminopimelate epimerase produces MRFWKYHGLGNDFILIDGTKGGVVIDSGWCEAMCDRHFGIGADGVLYVMPGEGTDITMRIINADGSEAEMCGNGIRCVAKYAYDKGLVDRTVFSIHTLAGDLEATVTLEDGEVGTVRINMGAPILDGRKVPVDFDGRFIDQPFEADGVRFRANAVSMGNPHFITFTEMDDGTVDRLGPVLECHPFFPRKTNVEFCRVEDGKIYIRVYERGAAWTLACGTGACASTTAAALNGLVPFGVPVDVHLPGGWLKITVDKDLGYVLMEGPAELVFEGETEAI; encoded by the coding sequence ATGAGGTTCTGGAAGTACCACGGCCTGGGCAACGACTTCATCCTGATCGACGGGACGAAGGGAGGGGTCGTCATCGACTCGGGATGGTGCGAGGCGATGTGCGACCGCCACTTCGGCATCGGAGCGGACGGCGTCCTCTACGTCATGCCCGGCGAGGGTACCGACATCACGATGCGCATCATCAACGCCGACGGAAGCGAGGCGGAGATGTGCGGCAACGGGATCAGATGCGTCGCCAAGTACGCCTACGACAAGGGCCTGGTGGACCGGACGGTGTTCTCGATTCACACGCTAGCCGGCGACCTCGAGGCCACCGTCACACTGGAGGACGGCGAGGTCGGGACCGTCAGGATCAACATGGGTGCGCCCATCCTCGACGGGAGGAAGGTCCCCGTGGACTTCGACGGAAGGTTCATCGACCAGCCCTTCGAGGCCGACGGCGTGAGGTTCAGGGCCAACGCCGTATCGATGGGCAACCCCCACTTCATCACCTTCACCGAGATGGACGACGGGACCGTCGACAGGCTCGGGCCGGTGCTGGAGTGCCACCCGTTCTTCCCCCGCAAGACCAACGTGGAGTTCTGCAGGGTCGAGGACGGAAAGATATACATACGCGTTTACGAGAGGGGAGCCGCATGGACCCTCGCCTGCGGGACGGGGGCGTGCGCCAGCACCACCGCGGCGGCCCTCAACGGACTGGTCCCGTTCGGCGTGCCCGTGGACGTCCACCTGCCGGGCGGATGGCTCAAGATAACCGTGGACAAGGATCTCGGATACGTCCTCATGGAGGGGCCGGCGGAGCTGGTCTTCGAGGGCGAGACGGAGGCGATATGA
- a CDS encoding aminotransferase class I/II-fold pyridoxal phosphate-dependent enzyme produces the protein MMTTFEQADRLKQIPPYLFVRLEKLSAEKRAAGWDMIDFGIGDPDLPTPDCIVEEMCRQAGVNENQKYSSSQGEKDLRRAVAAWYKKRFGLDIDPDTQVCITIGSKEGIFNIAQAFVNAGETIIAPSPGYPVYSGAATIFNEAKCVKVPLRAEKNWLLDVDECPKDARMLYINYPNNPTGATCDLDYLKKVYDWCQENGTILCYDAAYSEMCYDGYQAPSILQVGPDAIEFGSFSKTFNMTGFRLGYAVGHPDLIAGLTKCKGQTDSGAPIFIQKAGIKALEMYGDDGKAPKAIADNMAIYAERRKVLVEGLRKLGYDVVMPKGTFYVWFNCGMSSAEFTQKMIDIGVIVTPGSGFGESADGYIRMTVTEPVERIRIALERMERGSYQ, from the coding sequence ATGATGACTACTTTCGAACAGGCAGATAGACTGAAACAGATCCCCCCGTACCTCTTCGTCAGGCTGGAGAAGCTCTCCGCCGAGAAGAGGGCGGCTGGATGGGACATGATCGACTTCGGCATCGGAGACCCCGACCTGCCCACCCCCGACTGCATCGTTGAGGAGATGTGCAGACAGGCCGGAGTCAACGAGAACCAGAAGTACTCCTCTTCCCAGGGGGAGAAGGACCTCAGGAGGGCCGTCGCGGCCTGGTACAAGAAGAGGTTCGGCCTGGACATCGACCCCGACACCCAGGTGTGCATCACCATCGGATCCAAGGAAGGGATCTTCAACATCGCCCAGGCGTTCGTGAACGCCGGGGAGACCATCATCGCGCCCTCGCCCGGATACCCCGTGTACTCCGGGGCGGCCACCATCTTCAACGAGGCCAAATGCGTGAAGGTCCCCCTGAGGGCCGAGAAGAACTGGCTCCTGGACGTGGACGAGTGCCCGAAGGATGCCAGGATGCTGTACATCAACTACCCGAACAACCCCACCGGCGCCACATGCGACCTCGACTACCTGAAAAAGGTCTACGACTGGTGCCAGGAGAACGGGACCATCCTGTGCTACGACGCCGCCTACTCCGAGATGTGCTACGACGGATACCAGGCGCCGTCCATCCTGCAGGTGGGCCCCGACGCCATCGAGTTCGGGTCGTTCTCCAAGACGTTCAACATGACCGGGTTCAGACTCGGATACGCGGTCGGACACCCCGACCTCATCGCCGGACTGACCAAGTGCAAGGGCCAGACCGACTCCGGAGCCCCCATCTTCATCCAGAAGGCCGGCATCAAGGCCCTGGAGATGTACGGGGACGACGGAAAGGCCCCCAAGGCCATCGCCGACAACATGGCGATCTACGCCGAGAGGAGGAAGGTCCTCGTCGAGGGGCTCAGGAAGCTCGGATACGACGTCGTCATGCCCAAGGGCACGTTCTACGTCTGGTTCAACTGCGGTATGTCCTCCGCGGAGTTCACCCAGAAGATGATCGACATCGGTGTGATCGTCACCCCCGGATCTGGATTCGGCGAGAGCGCCGACGGATACATCAGAATGACCGTCACCGAGCCCGTCGAGCGCATCAGGATCGCGCTCGAGAGGATGGAGCGCGGCTCCTACCAGTGA
- the radA gene encoding DNA repair and recombination protein RadA, with amino-acid sequence MVTKTLEDIPGVGPAIAEKLREAGYNELMAIAVASPKELAETCEIGEKKASDIIEGAKLCADIGGFETGEDILERRKAVTKLTTGSKAFDELLAGGLESQSIVEFFGEFGSCKTQVCFQLAVNATLPEDRGGLDSDVIIIDTENTFRPERIIQMATYLGVDPDETLRRIHVARAFNSQHQVLLVDKAMELAQTTKVRLLIVDSLTSHFRAEYVGRGALAERQQILNRHMHDLLNFATVNNAVIAVTNQVAAKPDAFFGDPTRPIGGHIVGHTATFRIYLRKGKAGKRIARLIDSPNLPEGEAVFMVTEDGIKD; translated from the coding sequence ATGGTCACCAAAACCCTTGAAGACATACCAGGAGTAGGACCAGCCATAGCAGAGAAACTCCGTGAAGCAGGATACAACGAGCTGATGGCCATTGCAGTGGCTTCTCCCAAAGAACTCGCCGAGACGTGCGAGATAGGGGAGAAGAAGGCATCGGACATCATCGAGGGTGCCAAGCTTTGCGCTGACATTGGCGGTTTCGAGACAGGAGAGGACATCCTAGAGAGACGCAAGGCCGTGACTAAGCTCACGACCGGATCCAAGGCGTTCGACGAGCTCCTTGCGGGGGGACTGGAGAGCCAGTCCATCGTGGAGTTCTTCGGCGAGTTCGGAAGCTGCAAGACACAGGTCTGCTTCCAGCTCGCAGTGAACGCGACCCTGCCCGAGGACAGGGGCGGACTCGATTCGGATGTCATCATCATAGACACTGAGAACACATTCAGGCCGGAGAGGATCATCCAGATGGCGACGTACTTGGGCGTGGACCCGGACGAGACCCTGAGAAGGATCCATGTAGCCAGGGCGTTCAACTCCCAGCACCAGGTGCTGCTGGTCGACAAGGCCATGGAGCTCGCCCAGACCACGAAAGTCAGGCTCCTGATCGTGGACTCGCTCACATCGCACTTCAGGGCGGAGTACGTCGGGAGAGGGGCGCTCGCAGAGAGACAGCAGATCCTCAACCGTCACATGCATGACCTGCTTAACTTCGCCACCGTCAACAACGCCGTCATCGCCGTGACCAATCAGGTGGCGGCAAAGCCCGACGCGTTCTTCGGAGACCCCACGAGGCCCATCGGAGGGCACATCGTGGGACACACCGCCACGTTCCGCATATACCTCAGGAAGGGCAAGGCCGGCAAGAGGATTGCCAGGCTGATCGACTCGCCCAACCTGCCCGAGGGCGAGGCGGTCTTCATGGTCACCGAAGATGGAATAAAGGACTGA
- a CDS encoding methyltransferase domain-containing protein, whose product MSPQFFFELSGESKDMPLAEAVRCLEAETDSFEVVKTGPGYMVASFDERFLQGVADRIALTHSMGLYLGEYTPDDTSGLESVVLPQGSFAVRAKRFEGMMKDVDSQGLIRRIGGILSKHNDVNLREPDVVVRMQMCDAVHLYLEQHVTDTDLLEKRKVGERPFFSPISLHPKYARALINLTGVKRGGTVLDPFCGTGGIVIEAAEMGMRAVASDFDEEMVIGCQENMDFYGLELADFETIDIGEIGERFPEMDAICTDPPYGRSTKTGGENIDHIYARAGESIPQSLKKGARAGVVLPHAVEFPTMTLENIYLQKVHGSLSRHYHVFRN is encoded by the coding sequence ATGAGCCCCCAATTCTTCTTCGAACTCTCAGGGGAGTCCAAGGACATGCCCCTGGCCGAAGCCGTCAGATGCCTTGAAGCGGAGACAGACTCGTTCGAGGTCGTGAAGACCGGCCCGGGATACATGGTCGCATCCTTCGACGAGAGGTTCCTGCAGGGGGTCGCAGACCGCATCGCCCTGACACACAGCATGGGACTCTACCTGGGCGAATACACCCCGGATGACACCTCGGGGCTCGAGAGCGTCGTCCTCCCCCAGGGGAGCTTCGCTGTGCGCGCCAAAAGGTTCGAGGGCATGATGAAGGACGTCGACTCACAGGGGCTCATCAGAAGGATCGGAGGCATACTGTCCAAGCACAACGACGTGAACCTCCGCGAACCGGACGTTGTCGTCAGGATGCAGATGTGCGACGCCGTGCACCTGTACCTGGAACAGCACGTCACCGACACCGACCTGCTGGAGAAGAGGAAGGTCGGTGAGAGACCGTTCTTCTCGCCCATATCCCTGCATCCCAAGTACGCCAGGGCTCTGATCAACCTAACAGGCGTCAAGAGGGGCGGGACCGTCCTGGACCCGTTCTGCGGAACAGGCGGGATAGTCATCGAGGCAGCTGAGATGGGCATGAGGGCCGTGGCGTCGGACTTCGATGAGGAGATGGTCATCGGATGCCAGGAGAACATGGACTTCTACGGTCTGGAACTGGCGGACTTCGAGACCATAGACATCGGTGAGATAGGGGAGAGGTTCCCGGAGATGGACGCCATCTGCACGGATCCGCCCTACGGGAGGTCCACCAAGACCGGCGGGGAGAACATAGACCACATCTACGCCAGGGCTGGCGAATCCATCCCGCAGTCGCTGAAGAAGGGTGCCAGGGCAGGGGTGGTTCTCCCGCACGCCGTGGAGTTCCCGACGATGACCCTGGAGAACATCTACCTCCAGAAGGTGCACGGGTCCCTGTCCAGACACTATCACGTGTTCAGGAACTGA
- a CDS encoding geranylgeranylglyceryl/heptaprenylglyceryl phosphate synthase gives MTVKQYLLDRMSEGTLHIALLDPDKQPASKAGEMARHMKEAGTDAVFIGGSTGVTTQNLSETAKAIKEASGLPAILFPGNGEAISADIDALLFMSLMNSTDLGWVNRAQVQAAPYIRKLGIETIPMGYIVVEPGMKVGEVGKAALVRRDDIKGAVAYATACEMFGMDLAYLEAGSGAGQPVPPEMISAVKESISIPLVVGGGIRTPEAAQAAREAGADIIVTGTLIEQCDDLDKLRAVVKAAKGI, from the coding sequence ATGACGGTAAAACAGTACCTCCTCGACAGGATGTCCGAAGGGACCCTCCACATCGCCCTCCTCGACCCTGACAAGCAGCCCGCATCAAAGGCGGGCGAGATGGCAAGGCACATGAAGGAGGCGGGAACCGATGCAGTTTTCATCGGCGGATCCACCGGCGTCACCACACAGAACCTTTCTGAGACGGCGAAAGCGATCAAGGAGGCCTCCGGTCTGCCGGCCATACTGTTCCCAGGGAACGGGGAGGCCATATCGGCGGACATCGACGCGCTCCTCTTCATGAGCCTCATGAACAGCACGGACCTCGGATGGGTCAACAGGGCCCAGGTCCAGGCGGCGCCGTACATCAGGAAGCTCGGCATCGAGACCATCCCCATGGGATACATCGTGGTCGAGCCCGGAATGAAGGTCGGGGAGGTCGGCAAGGCCGCCCTCGTCAGACGCGACGACATCAAGGGCGCCGTCGCCTACGCCACAGCCTGCGAGATGTTCGGGATGGACCTCGCCTACCTGGAGGCGGGCTCCGGTGCGGGACAGCCCGTTCCCCCAGAGATGATCTCCGCCGTCAAGGAGTCCATCTCCATACCCCTCGTCGTCGGCGGAGGCATCAGGACCCCCGAGGCCGCCCAGGCGGCCAGGGAGGCGGGTGCGGACATAATCGTCACCGGCACCCTGATCGAGCAGTGCGACGACCTGGACAAGCTCAGGGCAGTCGTCAAGGCCGCCAAGGGGATCTGA